Proteins from a single region of bacterium:
- the rpsP gene encoding 30S ribosomal protein S16, giving the protein MAVRIRLRRTGAKNAPRYRLVVTDGRAKRDGRFIETLGYYEPTADPAVSEVNEERALYWLSVGATPSETAKRLLSKAGVLKKFAERKTTGE; this is encoded by the coding sequence TTGGCTGTTCGCATCAGACTTCGACGCACGGGCGCGAAAAACGCGCCGCGATACCGGTTGGTCGTGACCGACGGCCGCGCCAAGCGCGACGGCCGCTTCATCGAGACGCTGGGCTACTACGAGCCCACGGCCGACCCGGCGGTCTCCGAGGTGAACGAGGAACGAGCGCTGTATTGGCTTTCGGTGGGCGCGACGCCTTCCGAGACGGCGAAGCGCCTCCTCTCGAAGGCCGGCGTATTGAAGAAGTTCGCGGAACGGAAGACGACCGGCGAATAG
- a CDS encoding KH domain-containing protein translates to MRDMIEYIAKNLVEKPESVVVHEVAGEKTTIIEISVDREDIGRIIGKKGRTARALRTILNAAAMKQNKRAALEILE, encoded by the coding sequence ATGAGAGACATGATCGAATACATCGCGAAGAATTTGGTCGAGAAGCCGGAGTCGGTAGTGGTCCACGAGGTCGCGGGCGAGAAAACGACGATAATCGAGATCTCGGTTGACCGCGAGGACATCGGCCGGATAATCGGAAAGAAAGGCCGGACGGCCCGGGCGCTCAGGACGATATTGAACGCCGCGGCGATGAAGCAGAATAAGCGCGCGGCGCTCGAGATATTGGAATAA
- the rimM gene encoding ribosome maturation factor RimM (Essential for efficient processing of 16S rRNA) — protein MGGAVAIAFIRRPHGLKGEVVVTDFTEGFFVPGPGLAVVLLGPTCQVAATVEGWRPKGDGFLAKFAGIDDRTAAEEYRDWRVAVPAEALPETPADVYYEFELVGLPVETTTGETAGTVVAVYGAGPHDVLVIEAGDRTYDVPLVRAHVAEVQRGGKIVIVPHREG, from the coding sequence GTGGGCGGCGCAGTCGCCATAGCCTTCATCCGTCGACCCCACGGCCTTAAGGGCGAGGTCGTCGTTACCGATTTCACGGAAGGATTTTTCGTACCGGGGCCCGGGCTGGCGGTAGTCCTGCTCGGGCCGACGTGCCAAGTGGCGGCAACGGTCGAGGGCTGGCGGCCCAAGGGCGACGGCTTCCTGGCAAAATTCGCCGGCATAGACGACCGCACCGCGGCCGAAGAATACAGAGATTGGAGGGTCGCGGTCCCCGCCGAGGCTCTCCCCGAAACGCCCGCCGACGTATACTACGAGTTCGAACTCGTCGGCCTGCCCGTCGAAACCACGACCGGCGAAACCGCGGGCACCGTGGTCGCCGTTTACGGGGCCGGCCCGCACGACGTTCTGGTAATCGAGGCCGGCGACCGGACGTACGACGTGCCCCTCGTCCGGGCCCACGTCGCGGAAGTTCAGCGGGGGGGAAAAATCGTCATCGTGCCCCACCGCGAGGGATAG
- the trmD gene encoding tRNA (guanosine(37)-N1)-methyltransferase TrmD, whose amino-acid sequence MAPTLAFDIVTIFPTFFDGALAVGVLGKALERGLVAARVHDLRNYSDDAYRSVDDYPYGGGVGMVMKPEPFFRAVEDVEAQFGRGWRVFLTPQGKPLTQEGCRPLAEREHLILLCGRYKGVDERVREGLADEEISLGDFVLSGGEIAALAVVDAAARLVPGVLGDEDSAATDSFATGLLDHPHYTRPREFRGMAVPEVLLSGNHGEVDNWRREQALKRTRDVRPELLEGED is encoded by the coding sequence ATGGCCCCGACGCTCGCCTTCGACATCGTTACGATATTCCCGACCTTCTTCGACGGCGCGCTGGCCGTCGGCGTGTTGGGCAAGGCGCTCGAGCGGGGATTGGTAGCAGCCCGCGTCCACGACCTGCGTAACTACAGCGACGACGCCTATCGCTCGGTGGACGACTACCCGTACGGCGGCGGCGTCGGCATGGTGATGAAGCCGGAGCCGTTCTTCCGCGCGGTGGAGGACGTGGAGGCGCAGTTCGGCCGCGGTTGGCGCGTCTTCCTCACGCCCCAGGGCAAGCCGCTTACGCAGGAGGGCTGCCGGCCGCTCGCGGAAAGGGAGCATTTAATACTGCTCTGCGGCCGGTACAAAGGCGTCGACGAGCGCGTCCGCGAGGGCCTGGCCGACGAGGAAATCTCGCTAGGCGACTTCGTCCTCTCGGGCGGCGAGATAGCGGCGCTGGCGGTGGTGGACGCCGCGGCGCGGCTGGTCCCCGGCGTCCTGGGGGACGAGGACTCCGCGGCCACGGACTCGTTCGCCACCGGCCTGCTGGACCATCCGCACTACACCAGGCCGCGGGAGTTCCGGGGGATGGCGGTCCCGGAGGTCCTGCTCTCGGGGAACCACGGCGAGGTCGATAACTGGCGTCGCGAGCAGGCGCTGAAGAGAACGCGCGACGTCCGGCCCGAGCTGCTGGAAGGCGAAGATTAA
- a CDS encoding RNA methyltransferase, which produces MAPKSEQKGKLYVALVHWPVYNREGETVATSVTPLDLHDLGRVALTYGVAGYYVTNPYDSQQRLVDEIIYHWREGVGAEHSPQRRRALAAAKMVPTVEAAFDDVAAAEGGEPFVVATTARPTRDALPAEELWTAADGRPVLLLFGTGYGLTEDILFAADAVLEPLAGSGDFNHLPVRAAFAIYVDRILS; this is translated from the coding sequence GTGGCCCCGAAAAGCGAACAAAAGGGTAAACTGTACGTCGCGCTGGTCCACTGGCCGGTGTACAACCGGGAGGGGGAAACGGTCGCGACGTCGGTGACGCCGCTGGACCTGCACGACCTGGGCCGCGTCGCGCTGACGTACGGCGTCGCCGGATATTACGTCACGAACCCGTACGATTCGCAGCAGCGCCTGGTGGACGAAATAATTTACCACTGGCGCGAGGGGGTGGGCGCCGAGCACAGCCCGCAGCGGCGGCGGGCGCTCGCGGCGGCGAAAATGGTCCCGACCGTAGAAGCGGCCTTCGACGACGTGGCCGCGGCGGAAGGCGGGGAGCCGTTCGTCGTCGCCACCACGGCCCGGCCCACGCGAGACGCGTTGCCGGCCGAAGAGCTGTGGACGGCGGCGGACGGGAGGCCGGTGCTGTTGTTGTTCGGTACCGGCTACGGCCTGACGGAGGATATATTGTTCGCCGCGGACGCGGTGCTCGAGCCGCTCGCGGGAAGCGGCGACTTCAACCACCTGCCGGTTCGGGCCGCGTTCGCCATATACGTCGACCGCATACTCAGCTGA
- the rplS gene encoding 50S ribosomal protein L19 — MHPAVREIEKTALKDKVPDFNVGDTVRVEAEIVEGDRTRTQPFEGVVIARKGAGPRETFTVRRIASGVGVERTFPLHSPRVKSLKVVRRGKVRRAKLYYLRRKVGKKARVKEGRMRRAEPKAAKEKAPEDETTAEDSS, encoded by the coding sequence ATGCATCCCGCCGTTCGCGAAATAGAGAAGACGGCGCTTAAAGATAAGGTCCCGGACTTCAACGTAGGCGATACCGTCCGCGTGGAAGCCGAGATCGTCGAAGGCGACCGAACGCGAACCCAACCTTTCGAAGGCGTCGTCATCGCCCGCAAGGGCGCCGGCCCGCGCGAAACCTTTACGGTCCGGCGCATAGCCTCCGGCGTGGGCGTGGAGCGGACCTTCCCCCTGCACTCGCCGCGAGTAAAGAGCTTGAAGGTCGTGCGCCGCGGTAAAGTGCGCCGGGCCAAGCTCTACTACCTGCGCCGCAAAGTCGGCAAGAAAGCGCGCGTGAAGGAAGGCCGCATGCGCCGCGCCGAGCCCAAAGCCGCGAAGGAAAAGGCGCCGGAGGACGAGACGACCGCCGAAGATTCGTCTTAA
- a CDS encoding ribonuclease HII has protein sequence MAEDAPTLFGPSSPDGPLTLEEFERRFWEEGLARVAGVDEAGRGALAGPVVAAAVVLPPGFDCAGIRDSKRLDAGLRDELYATLAEGASSWAVGVASAKVIDDVNILNAALLAMRKACVRLAPAPDLLLVDGNRPVPMTVRQKTIVRGDACCVSIAAASIMAKVYRDRLMVLLDDKYPGYGFAVHKGYGTAGHLKALAKLGPSPAHRRSFAPVARHLGDADDLFRQ, from the coding sequence ATGGCGGAAGACGCGCCTACGCTTTTCGGGCCCTCCTCGCCCGACGGGCCGCTCACGCTGGAAGAATTCGAGCGGCGCTTCTGGGAGGAGGGCTTAGCACGCGTGGCGGGGGTGGACGAAGCCGGCCGCGGCGCGCTGGCGGGGCCGGTGGTGGCCGCGGCGGTCGTCTTGCCGCCCGGATTCGACTGCGCCGGCATCCGCGACTCCAAGCGGCTCGACGCCGGCCTGCGCGACGAGCTTTACGCGACGCTGGCCGAGGGCGCCTCGAGCTGGGCCGTGGGCGTGGCGTCGGCCAAAGTCATCGACGACGTAAACATACTGAACGCCGCGCTGCTCGCGATGAGGAAAGCGTGCGTCCGCCTCGCGCCCGCGCCCGACTTATTGCTGGTGGACGGCAACAGGCCCGTGCCGATGACGGTGCGGCAAAAGACCATCGTACGGGGCGACGCGTGCTGCGTCTCCATCGCCGCGGCTTCCATAATGGCCAAGGTCTACCGCGACCGCCTTATGGTGCTGTTGGACGACAAATACCCCGGGTACGGCTTCGCGGTCCACAAGGGCTACGGCACCGCGGGCCACCTCAAGGCGCTGGCGAAGCTCGGGCCGTCGCCGGCCCACCGGCGCAGCTTCGCTCCCGTGGCCCGTCACCTCGGCGACGCCGACGACCTCTTCCGGCAATGA
- a CDS encoding YraN family protein, with amino-acid sequence MTRDGERRAAARRTLGRAGEDAAADFLRRRGFEIVARNYHTPFGELDVVASKEGRLVFAEVKTARAGASVDPRSQFTPRKVSRVYRAALHFLEKERPAEEPDFRFDFLVAVKKEGGYEIEHYEAVALDDFLPPEELG; translated from the coding sequence ATGACGCGCGACGGCGAGCGCCGGGCCGCGGCCCGCCGAACGCTTGGCCGCGCGGGCGAGGACGCCGCGGCCGATTTTTTACGCCGGCGCGGCTTCGAAATCGTCGCCCGCAACTACCACACCCCCTTCGGCGAGCTCGACGTCGTCGCGTCCAAGGAAGGCCGCCTCGTCTTCGCAGAGGTGAAAACGGCCCGGGCGGGCGCGAGCGTGGACCCCCGCTCCCAATTCACGCCCCGGAAGGTGTCGCGCGTATACCGGGCCGCGCTCCACTTCCTGGAGAAGGAGCGCCCCGCGGAAGAGCCGGACTTCCGCTTCGACTTCCTTGTCGCCGTGAAGAAAGAAGGCGGCTACGAAATAGAACACTACGAGGCCGTGGCGCTGGACGACTTCCTTCCCCCGGAAGAGTTGGGTTAA
- a CDS encoding class I SAM-dependent methyltransferase has translation MAQAPLELATLPLEEVSCPLCGADDGRLLSTQQGRFGVVKCRRCGLVRLSPRPTREAARRLYDETYYAAGGYDGYVETFERFRGVYERLFAKRLALLSRHVAGPGRLLECGCAHGFQLEWLRRQRWEVAGNDVSAEAAAYARRHFGLEVAEGPLEEAALEPASFDAAYLVDIVEHLYDPGAALANVRAALKPGGVILVQVPYELYHWEKIGRALWERKKPGTVAPDAVPYHVAFFTPRTLRAMLRKHGFAVLARYSGNYGAIRKYLSPPEIRVGSPLETAARFIYFKLALRPALQTLALWFKQGSGVIYVATPA, from the coding sequence ATGGCACAAGCTCCGCTCGAGCTCGCGACGCTTCCGCTCGAGGAAGTGTCCTGCCCGCTGTGCGGCGCCGACGACGGCCGCCTGCTCTCGACGCAGCAGGGCCGGTTCGGCGTCGTCAAGTGCCGGCGGTGCGGCCTGGTCCGCCTCTCGCCCCGGCCCACGCGCGAGGCGGCGCGCCGCCTGTACGACGAGACGTACTACGCCGCGGGCGGCTACGACGGCTACGTCGAGACCTTCGAGCGCTTCCGCGGCGTATACGAGCGCCTCTTCGCGAAACGGCTCGCGCTACTCAGTCGCCACGTCGCCGGCCCCGGGCGCCTGTTGGAGTGCGGCTGCGCCCACGGCTTCCAGCTCGAGTGGTTGCGGCGGCAGCGTTGGGAGGTCGCCGGCAACGACGTATCCGCGGAGGCCGCGGCCTACGCCCGCCGGCATTTCGGCCTGGAAGTCGCGGAGGGGCCGTTGGAGGAGGCGGCGCTCGAGCCGGCGTCCTTCGACGCGGCCTACCTCGTCGATATCGTCGAACACCTCTACGACCCGGGCGCGGCCCTCGCCAACGTCCGCGCGGCGCTCAAACCGGGCGGCGTCATCCTGGTCCAGGTCCCGTACGAGCTCTACCACTGGGAGAAAATCGGCCGGGCGCTTTGGGAGAGGAAAAAACCGGGGACCGTCGCGCCGGACGCGGTCCCCTACCACGTCGCGTTCTTCACGCCGCGGACGTTGAGGGCGATGCTCCGCAAACACGGCTTCGCCGTCCTCGCCCGCTACAGCGGCAACTACGGCGCCATCCGCAAGTACCTGTCGCCGCCGGAAATCCGGGTCGGTTCTCCCCTCGAGACGGCGGCCCGTTTTATATATTTTAAACTGGCCCTGCGGCCCGCGCTGCAAACGCTCGCTCTATGGTTCAAACAGGGGAGCGGCGTAATCTACGTCGCGACGCCCGCTTGA
- a CDS encoding SIS domain-containing protein, translating to MSRVEDKIDEYLASVAAVVREVDAKAVRDVVDVFDRAYRDRGTIFLFGNGGGAATSAHLACDLAKGTAAVGRRRIKALSLSTNVAVITAWANDTDYTNTFGEQLYNLADERDVAVAFSGSGMSPNVINALKVIKELGGTGVLFSGGDGGKAREHADIAVLVPSRNEQIVEDVHMVLGHVIFTLLRDRMGGAKVDGKGNTL from the coding sequence ATGTCGCGAGTTGAGGATAAGATAGACGAATATCTGGCGTCGGTGGCGGCGGTGGTCCGCGAGGTGGACGCCAAAGCGGTGCGCGACGTGGTGGACGTCTTCGACCGCGCGTACCGGGACCGCGGCACCATTTTCCTCTTCGGGAACGGCGGCGGCGCGGCGACGTCGGCGCACCTGGCGTGCGACCTCGCGAAGGGGACCGCCGCGGTAGGCCGCCGGCGCATCAAGGCGCTATCGCTCTCGACGAACGTCGCCGTGATAACCGCCTGGGCCAACGACACCGACTACACCAACACCTTCGGCGAGCAGCTCTACAACCTGGCGGACGAGCGCGACGTGGCCGTGGCGTTCTCCGGCAGCGGGATGTCACCCAACGTCATCAACGCCCTCAAGGTCATAAAGGAACTGGGCGGGACCGGGGTGCTCTTCTCCGGCGGCGACGGCGGCAAGGCCAGGGAGCACGCCGACATCGCGGTCCTGGTGCCGTCGCGCAACGAGCAAATCGTCGAGGACGTCCACATGGTGCTGGGGCACGTCATCTTCACGCTGCTGCGCGACCGCATGGGCGGCGCCAAGGTGGACGGTAAGGGGAACACCCTCTAG
- the uvrB gene encoding excinuclease ABC subunit UvrB: MTARFELVADYGLAGDQPQAVERLAAGIRAGQKHQTLLGVTGSGKTFTMANVIADVGLPTLVISHNKTLAAQLYGEFLQFFPRNAVEYFISYYDYYQPEAYLPAQDIYIEKDADINEEIERLRLRATASLLARDDVVIVASVSCIYNLGSPEEFRKFHLFIERGQRLEIGRLTRDLAAIRYERDNVEFKPGTFRVRGDVVDVFPAYEDEALRVEFEGDVVENVWRLEPVAVRKLQPLERVAIYPAKHFVTAPDKIERGLAAVEAELEERLAWFRKRDKIVEAQRLETRTRHDVELLREIGYCPGIENYSRHLAARFEGERPYCLLDYFPERWLCIVDESHVTLPQVRGMYNGDRARKEVLVEYGFRLPSALDNRPLRFDEFEELVPQLVYTSATPAPYELEHSSQVAEQLIRPTGLVDPPVVVKPAEGQVDDLVGELRDVVSRNERALVTTLTKRMSEDLAEFLAGLDFNVKYLHSELDAIERVEILRDLRLGEIDVVVGINLLREGLDLPEVSLVAILDADKEGFLRDERSIIQTAGRAARHAGGKVVLYADRVTKSIKNAVRESGRRRQTQLEYNREHGIEPRSIVKSVEAVLATTSVADAGRRLEDAPAPEEPADVQAFLALLEYEMRRAAEELAFEKAAALRDRIRELRGGPGEPSAATKTKAKKNRRSRRS; encoded by the coding sequence GTGACGGCCCGCTTCGAGCTCGTCGCCGACTACGGCCTCGCCGGCGACCAGCCGCAGGCGGTGGAGCGGTTGGCGGCGGGCATCCGCGCCGGCCAAAAACACCAGACGCTGCTGGGCGTGACAGGCTCGGGCAAAACTTTCACCATGGCCAACGTCATCGCCGACGTCGGCCTCCCCACCCTCGTCATCAGCCACAACAAAACGCTCGCCGCGCAGCTCTACGGCGAGTTCCTCCAATTCTTCCCCCGCAACGCCGTCGAGTACTTCATATCATACTACGACTACTACCAGCCGGAGGCGTACCTCCCGGCGCAGGATATCTACATCGAGAAGGACGCCGACATCAACGAGGAGATAGAACGCTTGCGGCTGCGCGCCACGGCCTCGCTGCTGGCCCGCGACGACGTCGTAATCGTCGCCTCCGTCTCGTGCATCTACAACCTGGGCTCGCCCGAGGAGTTCCGCAAGTTCCACCTTTTCATAGAACGGGGCCAGCGGCTCGAGATAGGCCGGCTGACCCGCGACCTGGCCGCCATCCGCTACGAACGCGACAACGTCGAGTTCAAACCGGGGACCTTCCGCGTCCGCGGCGACGTGGTGGACGTCTTCCCGGCGTACGAGGACGAAGCGCTGCGCGTGGAGTTCGAAGGCGACGTCGTCGAGAACGTCTGGCGCCTCGAGCCCGTCGCGGTGCGTAAGCTACAGCCGCTCGAGCGCGTCGCGATATACCCCGCCAAGCACTTCGTCACCGCGCCCGATAAGATAGAACGCGGCCTGGCGGCCGTCGAGGCCGAGCTGGAGGAACGGCTGGCGTGGTTTAGGAAGCGCGATAAAATCGTGGAGGCGCAGCGGCTGGAGACGCGGACGCGGCACGACGTCGAGCTCTTGCGCGAGATCGGCTACTGCCCCGGAATCGAGAACTACTCGCGCCACCTGGCGGCCCGGTTCGAGGGCGAGCGGCCCTACTGCCTGCTCGACTACTTCCCCGAGCGATGGCTCTGCATCGTCGACGAATCGCACGTTACGCTGCCGCAGGTCCGCGGGATGTACAACGGCGACCGCGCCCGCAAAGAGGTGCTGGTGGAGTACGGCTTCCGGCTGCCGTCGGCCCTGGACAACAGGCCCCTCCGCTTCGACGAATTCGAGGAGCTCGTGCCACAGCTCGTGTACACGTCGGCCACGCCCGCGCCGTACGAGCTCGAGCATTCCTCCCAGGTAGCGGAGCAGCTCATCCGGCCCACGGGCCTGGTCGACCCGCCGGTGGTGGTCAAGCCGGCGGAAGGCCAGGTGGACGACCTCGTCGGCGAGCTACGCGACGTCGTGTCCCGGAACGAGCGCGCGTTGGTCACGACGCTAACGAAACGGATGTCCGAGGACCTGGCCGAGTTCCTGGCGGGCCTGGACTTCAACGTGAAGTACCTGCACTCCGAGCTGGACGCCATCGAGCGCGTGGAGATACTGCGCGATTTACGTTTGGGCGAGATAGACGTCGTCGTCGGCATCAACCTGCTGCGCGAAGGGCTGGACTTGCCCGAGGTCTCGCTGGTGGCCATCCTGGACGCCGACAAGGAGGGCTTCCTGCGCGACGAGCGGTCCATCATCCAGACGGCGGGCCGCGCGGCGCGCCACGCCGGCGGCAAGGTCGTGCTCTACGCCGACCGCGTTACGAAGTCCATCAAGAACGCGGTGCGGGAGTCGGGGCGGCGCCGGCAGACCCAGCTCGAGTACAACCGCGAGCACGGCATCGAACCCCGGAGCATCGTGAAGTCGGTGGAGGCCGTGCTGGCGACGACGTCGGTGGCGGACGCGGGCCGGCGGCTCGAGGACGCGCCCGCGCCCGAAGAGCCCGCCGACGTTCAGGCGTTCCTGGCGCTGCTGGAGTACGAGATGCGGCGCGCCGCGGAAGAACTCGCGTTCGAGAAGGCCGCGGCCCTCCGCGACCGGATACGCGAGCTGCGCGGCGGCCCGGGCGAGCCGAGCGCCGCGACCAAAACCAAGGCCAAGAAAAATCGACGTTCCCGGAGGAGCTGA